Part of the Streptomyces sp. f51 genome is shown below.
GTCGACCAGTTCGGGCCGGCGCATCGTCCAGTCCTCGTACAACAGCCCTTCCTCGCCGAGGAGTTCGACTTCGAGGCCGCTGATCTCCTGGTTGAGGCGGGCGAAGCCGAGCTTCATGCCGGCGCCCTCGTGGCCGGGCTGGCCCAGGGCGAGCTGCTGGCGCAGCCGCTCGCCGGAGAGGCGCGCGACCTCGGACTCGACCCACAGCCTCAGCAGCCGCTGGTGCGTGTCGTGGGTGCGCAGTTCGGGCCGCTCGCGCCAGGTCTTCGCGACCGGGCCGATCATGCCGCCCTCACGCGGGATGCGCATGCCTCCGATGGAGACGCGCTCGTTCATCAGGGTGGTCTGCGCGACCTTCCAGCCGTCGCCGACCTCGCCGAGGCGGTGGGCGTCGGGGATGCGGACGTCGGTGAGGAAGACCTCGTTGAACTCCGCCTCGCCGGTGATCTGGCGCAGCGGGCGCACGTCGACGCCCGGGTCCGTCATGTCGCAGATGAAGTAGGTGATGCCCCGGTGCTTGGGCACGTCCGGGTCGGTGCGGGCGATGAGGATGGCCCAGCGGGCGAGGTGGGCGCTGGAGGTCCACACCTTCTGCCCGTTGACCACCCAGTCACCGCCTTCGCCGTCCGTACGGACCGCGCGGGTGCCGAGGGCGGCGAGGTCCGAACCGGCGCCGGGCTCGCTGAAGAGCTGGCACCACACCTCCTCGCCGACCCAGAGGGGCCGCAGGAAGCGGCGCTTCTGCTCCTCTGTGCCGAAGCCGAGGATGGTCGGGGCGGCCATGCCGAGGCCGATACCGATGCGC
Proteins encoded:
- a CDS encoding acyl-CoA dehydrogenase family protein; the protein is MTDAAELRRRTQELLAAHPPGETERLDFLKARFDAGLAWVHYPEGLGGLGAPRRLQAVVDAELAAAGAPDNDPRRIGIGLGMAAPTILGFGTEEQKRRFLRPLWVGEEVWCQLFSEPGAGSDLAALGTRAVRTDGEGGDWVVNGQKVWTSSAHLARWAILIARTDPDVPKHRGITYFICDMTDPGVDVRPLRQITGEAEFNEVFLTDVRIPDAHRLGEVGDGWKVAQTTLMNERVSIGGMRIPREGGMIGPVAKTWRERPELRTHDTHQRLLRLWVESEVARLSGERLRQQLALGQPGHEGAGMKLGFARLNQEISGLEVELLGEEGLLYEDWTMRRPELVDFTGRDAGYRYLRSKGNSIEGGTSEVLLNIVAERVLGLPSEPRTDKDVAWKDLAR